The Acinetobacter sp. SAAs474 DNA window AAAGCAAGTTTTAAGCGTAAACAGCGTTTATTAACGCCTATACTTGCACAGCTTGAGCATGCTGTACAAGCACGTGATACACAAGCTTAGTTGATGATTATATTGATCGATTAAATGGGTATGACCAGTAATGCTTTTGATAATATCCATCTGCTGTGTTGAAAAATCAAAACTGTAGTTTGGTATTGGAATCAGAAACGGAGTGTGAAACTTTCCGTTTCTGTTTTATCGATAGGTATTGATGATTTATGGATTGCAATGTTGGTTATACCAGCTTGTCAACTGCTGCGCATTTAAAGCCTTTCTGATCAGATGAGAAGGGCTTTTTTGTTTTTCTTTATATGAAGTGCCATATACATATTCCATTTTAGTCGTATATTTTAGTTAATACATCCGGATCAGTGATGTAGGCTCAATCAAATGTATTTATTTTTAAGAAAACTCTTGCTTGTTGTTGTTATTGATCACCACAAAAGTCTTGAAACAAGGTAAACTAAATCTTTATTAAATAACTTTGTGGGTAAATTGATGCGACGTTTATCGACTCAAGAGCAAAATTTTAAGCAGGTTTTTGCTGATTTATTAGCTTTTGAAACAGTGAGTGATCCTGAACTTCTAAAAACAGTAGAGCAAATTATTGCAGATGTACGCCAATATGGTGATGCACATGTACTTCAACTCACTCAACAGTTCGATCGACATCCAGCGCATCAATTTTCAGATTTAGAACTAACACAAGCAGAGTTAAAAGCAGCATTTGAAGGTTTAAATCCTGAAATTCGTGAAGCTTTAGAATTGGCAGCACAGCGCATTCGTGAATTTCATCAAGCACAAAAGCAAGAAGGCTGGTGCTATGTAGATACACTTGGTAATACTTTAGGCCAAAAAGTAACACCACTTGATCGTGTTGGGATTTATGTACCAGGTGGTTTAGCATCTTATCCTTCATCTGTTTTAATGAATGCATTGCCTGCACATGTTGCGGGTGTGCCTGAAATTATTATGGTGGTACCTGCACCGAACGGTGAGTTAAATCCATTGGTACTCGCAGCTGCACATTTGGCAGGTGTTAGTCGTGTCTTTACCATTGGCGGTGCACAAGCAGTTGCTGCTTTGGCTTATGGAACAGAAACGATACCTGCAGTCGATAAAATTACTGGGCCAGGCAACCGTTTTGTTGCAGCCGCAAAGCGAGCTGTATTTGGTCAGGTAGGTATTGATATGATTGCTGGACCATCTGAAATTCTAGTTTATGCAGAAGGGATCAATAATGCGCAGTGGTTAGCCATGGATGTATTATCTCAAGCTGAACATGATACGGTTGCTCAAGCTATTTTTATTACACCAGATGAACAGCTTTTACAACAGGTTGAACAGGCGATCGAACAACATTTGGCAGCGTTGCCTAAAGCAGAGATTGCGCGAACATCGATTGCGAATCGTGGTGCATTAGTGTTGGTTAAAAACCGTCAAGAAGCGATAGAACTGATTAATCAGGTTGCACCAGAACATTTAGAGTTATGCTTAGATGATGCTGAAGCAATGGCTGAACATATTCGTCATGCGGGCGCTATTTTTATGGGACGCTATACACCAGAAGCAATTGGTGACTATTGTGCAGGCCCTAATCATGTTCTGCCGACATCAGGTACGGCACGTTTTTCATCACCACTCGGTGTATATGATTTCCAAAAACGTTCAAGCTTGATTATGTGTTCAGAACAAGGGGTGAAAACTTTGGCTCGAACCGCAGATATATTGGCACAACAAGAAAATCTAGATGCACATGCACGATCTGCGCGTTATCGTTACCAGTAATTTATATTTTTTACCCCAATTATAGTGCTGTACTTATTGTCCTGAGCTTACTGTTGAACAGTGGCTGAGGACGAAAGCTGCTAAAGAGAAACAACATGCCAACGATTAGTACCACACAAATGCGCTTTTGGAGTCCTGATGTACGTGAGCTTAAGCCTTATGTACCTGGTGAACAGCCTAAAATCCAAAATCTACTCAAACTAAATACCAATGAAAACCCTTATCCACCTTCGCCGAAAGTAGTGGCAGCGGTACAGGCCGTATTACATGATTCAGCTGATATTTTGCGTTTATATCCTGATCCTGATGCGACTGTTCTTAAACAGGCAATTGCCCAGCAGCAACATGTCGATGCTTCACATGTATTTGTTGGTAATGGTTCAGATGAGGTTTTAGCCCATATTTTTAAAGCATTTTTTGTCCAAGATAAGCCAATTTTATATCCAGATATTACCTATAGTTTTTATCCGGTTTATAGTCAATTTTTTGGTATTGCAACGCAGACTAAAATTTTACCACTAAATGATGACTTTGAAATTATTGTAGATGATTATAAGCAGCCAAATGGGGGGATTATTATCACCAATCCCAATGCACCCACCAGTATTGCCTTAGCTTTATCTGCGATCGAAGAGATTTTACAAGCCAATCCAGATTCAGTGGTGGTGATTGATGAAGCTTATGTTGACTTTGGTGCAGAATCAGCGGTAACTTTAGTTGAGCAATATGAAAATCTTGTGGTGTGTCAGACCACCTCTAAATCACGTTCTTTAGCTGGTTTACGTGTTGGTTTTGCCATTGCACAACCACATTTAATTGCGGCATTAGAAGCAGTTAAAAATAGTTTTAACTCTTACCCAATCGATCGTTTTGCGCTTGCAGCAGCAGTTGCTTCTTTTCAAGATCAGGCCTATTTTATTGAACAAAATCAGAAAGTGATTGCAAGTCGTGAACACTTAGTAACGCAATTAACGACCTTAGGCTTTAAGGTATTACCGTCGAGCGCCAATTTTATTTTTGTTACACATCCTCAATATGATGCCGCTACTTTAGCGACTCAATTACGTGAACATGGCATTATTGTACGTTATTTTAATCAGCCACGTATTGATCAGTATTTACGTATTACGATTGGTACAGATCAACAAAATCAGCGGTTAGTCGCGACATTACAAGATGATATTCTAAAATAGTGGTTAATCATGTTTTAAGACATGATCGCAATTAATTTTAACCAGAAGCCTAATCATAGATTAAGTTTCTGGTTAAGCGATCACTCTTGGTCTGATGTTGTATTTTGAAATTCTTGCAGCAAATCAAGCAGAGCAGAAACTTTATCAAAGCACTCTTGGTATTCTGCATCACATTGTGATGCAATGGTAATTCCTCCACCAGCCCATAACGAGAGCTGATCCTGATATTTTTGTATAGAACGAATTAAAATATTCCAACTCCCAATGCCTTCATGGCTCAGATAACCCATAGAGCCACAATACGCACCACGTGGCGCCATTTCTAATTCATCGATAATTTGCATAGCACGAATTTTCGGTGCACCCGTGATAGAGCCACCTGGGAGAGCAGATATCAGCATTTTAAAAGGATTGATCTCTGCTTTTAGTGTTGCTGAAACCTCACTCACCATATGATGTACTTGATTAAAACTTTCAATATTAAAAAGTTTAGGCGTTTTAACAGAACCCGTTTCCGCATAAACACTGAAGTCATTACGTAATAAGTCAACGATCATGACATTTTCAGCTTGATCTTTTTTAGAATGTTGTAGTGTAAGTTTCGCTTGTTGATCTAATTTTGCATCGCGATAGCGAGGCATCGTGCCTTTAATGGGTTTGGTCACAATTTGCCCTTGGGCTTTAAAGTCGATAAATAGCTCAGGTGAGCAACTGAGCAGTTCAAAATCTGCAATACGTAAATAACCTGCATAAGGTGCAGCAGTTAATTGCCAGAAATCATCTGCACTAGACAGTAATGTACCCTGAGCGCGTGTATTAAATTCTTGTGTTAGGTTAATTTGATAGCAATCTCCTGCCTGAATATAGCTTTGTACGCGATGAAAAGCTTGACGATATTCTGTTTTAGACCAGCGTGGACGACAGTAATCTGTGAGTGATAATGGTGTTGTATTAGTAGTTTGATTTATCAGGTGATTAATGTGAGTGTAAATTAGCGCTGCATCTGTTGTAAAACTATTAAAATACCAGCCGTCATTTTCAAAACTCAGATAATGAGGAAAATGTCCTAAAAATAAACTGGGTTGCTCTTTTTCTTGCTTGAGTGTGATGTGTTGTTCTGCGGCAAAATCATAGCTAATAAAACCCATCGTGAGACCGGGTTGCTGTTGTTGTGCTGTTGTGTCTAAAAAATCATCAATGGATGAGTGTAGCGAGTGTGCTTGATAATGATTAAACTCAGTCTGTTGAAAAAATTGATACTGTTTTTGTTGGCAAAGCAAATAGTCTTGCGCCAAAAAACCCACTAATGGCTGTTGGTCATTTTGAATAAAAATAACATGATTTAATGACTGCAGTGATGCAATTAAATCTTGATGACTGAGATTTTGACGAGATAAAGCTTTTTTAAATAGAGGAGACGGTAGCATACAGAGCAAAAACATAGCACATAAATTTTAACTATATTTTACCTTAAACTGGATCATAACAAGCAATATATTCCCAGCACATCAGTGATTAATATCACGAAAATGATTTCAATTGCCAAGAGGTTGCTGTCAATTATCCTTCAGAGGTATCAATTGCAATACACCTCTGAATTTTCCATGCTCGGTTGTATTATTACTGGATTGATTTTAAAAATCGAGCCTTAGTATCAACATGGTTCTTAAACTAAAGTTGTCCTCAATTTAAATTAAAATCTATTTAGCCAGTGTGGTTGGTACGAGAACCTAATGTTTCTAAATGCGTTGGAAATAAATTGGTTTTACGGTCATTAAAATAATGTTTTAAAGTGTGCTCTACACTTGGAAATGCCAGTTCATCCCATGGGATTTCATCTTCACTAAATAAGCGTGATTCAATCGTCTCATCACCCGCACCAAATTTTCCATCAATCAAATGTGCTTTAAAGAGCACATAGATTTGCCCGATTCGTGGAATATTATATAAACAATACAGCTGTTCAATATTAATTTGAGCATTGGCCTCTTCCTGTGTTTCACGTGCAGCACCTTGCTCCATGGTTTCAAAGAGTTCCATATAACCTGCAGGTAAGGTCCATAGGCCATAACGAGGCTCAATGGCACGTTTACATAATAAGACACGATCTTGCCAAATAGCTAAGGCTCCACAAATGACTTTAGGATTAACATAATGAATATGATGACATTGGGAACAGACTCGACGAATTTGATGATCACCTAACGGTATTTTTTCAATTGTTTTACAACCACAAAGTTCACAGAAGTTCATATTCATCATCAATGATAAAGATAGGATCAGGATAACTTAAAAATATAATTTTAGCATCACTTGTATTTTCTTGTGTGAAAACTAAGCTATGATAAAAATATCTAATTGAGGGTATATTTATGAGTGATGGTTCATTAACTCAGCTATTACAACAACGCCTAACATTTGAAAAACAAGCCCAAGATGCACAAGCTGCTGTGTTGATTGCAATTACAGATGAAACTGATCCGAAAGTATTGCTCACGCGTCGATCCATTATGCTCAATCATCATGCTGGCGAGGTTTCCTTTCCGGGTGGAAAGCGTGATCCAAATGATAGCAGTAATATTGTGGTGGCTTTACGTGAGGCACAAGAGGAAACAGCATTAAATCCATTTGATGTGCGATTGATGGGTGATTTGCCTATGCAAAAAGCCAAAAATGGTATGACCGTTAAACCGATTGTCGGTTTGATTTCACCAGATGTGCAACTGATTGCACAGCCAACGGAAATTGATCGTATATTTTTTGCATCTTTACAGCGCTTGATGGATGCACCAACCATGCCTTATGAAGTGCAATATGCACAGCAAAAATTATATTTTCCAAGTTTTCAAATTGAAAATGAAGTGGTCTGGGGACTTACTGCCCGAATGCTGGTGTCTTTATTTGATTATGGATTGGATTATCAGAAAGAGTGGCCTTTATTATTGGCACCGATTGACGCATCATAATCTGTTAAATATTTAATTTTATTTTTATAGATTCATTAAAATAGTGTCAATGATGAGATAAACAGGATCAAAAATAAGGATATTGTCATGCTATATAAATTTAAAGATTTTGCACCCTATGCAATCCATCAACCTTGGGATGGATGGGTAGCGGAAAATGCTACGGTCATTGGGCAGGTTGCATTAGGTCGTCAGGTCAGTATTTGGTTTGGTGCAGTGGTTCGTGCTGATAATGCTAAAATTAGTCTAGGCAATTTTACCAATGTGCAAGAAAATGCAGTATTGCATACAGATGCTGATATTGACATGTTGATTGGCGACTATGTCACTATTGGTCATCAAGCTATGTTACATGGCTGTACGATAGGCGAAAATAGTTTAATCGGGATTAATGCGGTAGTACTGAATCATGCTGTTATTGGGCGTAATTGTATTATTGGTGCCAATGCACTCATTCCAGAAGGAAAGGTGATTCCGGATAATTCGGTGGTGATGGGTTCGCCTGGTAAAGTTGTAAAAACCTTAGATGCAACGGCAGCAGCACGTTTAAAGATCAGTGCATTGCACTATGCTGAACATTTCAAACATTTTCAAAATTTACAACAGGTTCAGCTGTAATACGCTTTTGTTTAAGTAAAAAGTCGCATATTGATATGATTGAATGATAAACGCGCCTAGCATGATGATCTTCATCCTTTGTTTAGGCTTATATAGATCGTCATGAGATTATGGACAAGGCCTCGCGCATTATGAAGGAGTGGAGTATTATAGCGGCTGTTTTTAGATATTTCCCTTTAAGGTTGTAAATGAAATTGCTGGCATTGGAAACTGCCAATGAGCAGTGTTCCGTCTCTATTGTAGATGAAACGCAAGAACTTTTTTATCAACTTGATACCAGAGCAAAAGCACAAACGCAAACCATTTTACCGATGATAGAGCAAGGTTTTTTGCAGACAAAAAGCAAAATTGACGATTTAACTGCGATCGCATTTAGTCGTGGACCTGGCTCATTTAGTGGGGTACGTATTAATGCTGCTGTGACACAAGCCTTAGCATGGTCACATGATCTTGCCGTTATTCCTGTTTCAACATTACAGGCTTTGGCTCAAGCAGCATATCGTCATTTTGGCTTAACTCATGTTAGTGCTGTTTTAGACGCCAGAATGAAAGAAGTTTATATAGCAAGCTTTCAACTGGATCAACATGCCATTATGCAAGCGGTTGATGAAGAAAAATTATTAAGTTATACCGATGCACAGCAATATGCCAAATTTCCATTGGTAGGATCAGGGTCATCATTGGTTCATGAAGCACAAATACACTATCAAAATTTAAACGCTACAGCTCAAGATATTGCCATGATTGCTCGTCAATTGGCTCAGCAAAAGCAATGGGTAAGTGCTGAATTGGCATTGCCTGTGTATTTAAGGGACAATGCGTGGAAAAAAATTGCAGAGCAAGGCAAAGCCTAATTTAGGATGATTTTATGGATGTTTTACTGCTGTTTAAAGCAGCGATTATGGCCATTGTAGAAGGGGTAACAGAGTTTTTACCTATTTCAAGTACAGGTCATTTAATTTTAGCTGCAGAAATTATGAATTTTTGGAGCAAAGAAAAAAGCGATGTTTTTGTGGTGGCCATTCAAATTGGTGCAATTGCAGCAGTGATTTATGAATATTGGGCACGTTTATGGGGCGCTGCAACAGGTATTGTAACAGGTGAAGCAACTGGGCGTCGTTTGGGGCTAGGATTAATTTTTGCATCGATTCCTATTGTATTGGTGGGTTTAACTTTCGGTCAGGAAGTTAAGGCATTATTGTTTAACAATTATGCTGTGGCAATTGGTCTGATTGTCGGTGGTTTTATTATTATGTGGATTGAAACACATCCACCGCGTATTCGAGCTAAAGAGGTTGAGGATCTGACCTATAAAGAAGCGATTTGGATTGGTCTGATTCAAGTTTTATCACTTATTCCGGGAACTTCTCGTTCAGGTGCTACCATTATTGGTGCCATGTTTTTGGGGGTCTCTAGAAAAGCAGCCACCGAATTTTCATTTTTCTTGGGTATTCCCGTTATTATTGGTGCAGGTTTACTTGATCTTTATCAAAATTATAAAATTTTTACCACAACTGAAGATTGGGTTATCTTAGGCTTTGGTACTTTAGTTGCTTTTATTTCAGCATTGCTATTAATTCGTGGTTTAGTGGCTTATGTGGCACGCCGTAACTTTATGATTTTTGCATGGTATCGGATTGTTTCAGGACTGATTATTTTATTATTCACCTTCACAGGTTGGAAATTATGGTAAGCGAAATCCGCTTATATACTGAACAAGAGTGTGATCAGCAAGCACAGCACTATGCAGCTGTGCTTTGTGCACGTGGTATTGCAACAACAATTGAAATTGTTGAAAAATTAAATGCTCGATTTTTTCGTTTACATCAAAATTTAGCATTATGTGTAGATCGTCAAGGTCTATGGTTATGTGCGAATGGTATGCGTATGCAGCCTGACTGGCAGGCCGAAATTTCTCGTCTAAAACGTGCATCACTTAAATCTGAAATGATTGCACGTGCTTGCCATTTAGCTGAAAAACCTCAGTTAATTGATGCAACAGCCGGTTTAGGGCATGATGGTTTACTGATGGCATATTTGGGTGCCAAAGTAATATTGGTTGAGCGTCATCCCATTTTATTTACATTATTGGAAGATGCCAAAGCACAAGCACAGCAAGATCCTTTTTTAAGTAAAGTCGTGCAACATATTGATTTAGTTTTTTCGGATTCAAAGGCATATTTAAAGCAGCAAGCAGCCGATCAGATACAGGTCGATGTGGTATATTTAGATCCGATGTTTCCTCAACGAGATCAACATCAACAAGCTGAAAAGAAACACGCTTTAGTCAAAAAACAAATGCAATTACTACATTTATTATTACCAGAGGATGGTGAAATGGATTTAGGTGATGCACTTTTAGATCTAGCAAAGCTTGTAGCTAAAAGAGTAATCGTTAAACGTCCTCGACTTGCGGTATTCTTAGCAAATCAACCCCCAAATCATCAATGGGTAGGTGATGCATGTCGATTTGATGCCTATTTTGCAATATGAAATATTAAGTGATTATGGTAATTTACATAATGTTGTAACAAATGGTTATATCATTAGAAAATTTTATAACAATCACATTAATCATAAATTTAGGCAGATCACTGCAATTGGAACTTAGTATACACTCATGATTCATTTTAAGCCCTCTATTAATTTTTGGCATGATTTTAAAAGCAATCAAATAGCAGGGTTATGGTTGTTTTTAGGTTCTAGACGCTCTTTACAGATTGTTCGACCATCTATTTTCCAGTTGATTTTTTGGGGGATCTTAGGTGGATTGGTCAATACGCTTTTTAGTTGGTTGAGTGCGGGTGAGATTGGTGAATTTAATTCACAAGGCTTAATTAGCTATTCCTTATGGCCATTTATTGCGTTGATTGTTGGGATATTTTTATCACAACGTGTTGATAATCCTCGTATTATGCTGGTTCCAGCCTTGCTTTGGTTGGTTCTGGATACCAATATTGCATTATTACAAAGCTTTATTCAGTATTTGAGTATGGTTGATCTGTTGCCAGAGATCTCTTATGACTTTATTCCGATACTGTTTATGATATTTTTTGTTTGGCAAAGTTTAGCAGTTGTTTGGGTTTTTGCTCGCGAATTAAAATGGCCATGGTGGGAGCTGGCCTTGATTATGTTGGCAACGCTGGTGACTTTGGTGATTTGGCAAATGTCAGTGACCAGTCAACCGATCTGGAAAGTTGAACAAGCAACACCAACTTTGAGCGAAGAAGCATTCTATGCCCAAAGTAAAGTATTAGATAAATCACTGGCCAATATCGAAGTAGGTGAATTTACACAGTCACATTGGTATTTTCTGGGTGTCGCTGGTGCAAGTTACCAAGATGTATTTATGTCTGAAGTTGAACGTATACAAGAGCAATTTGATACACGTTTTGGTACTTTAGGCCGTTCTATGGTATTAATTAATAATCCCTCAACACGCAATGTGATTCCAATTGCGTCACAAACCAGTATGGAAATGGCATTGACCCGTATGGGGCAACAAATGAATCGTGATAGTGATGTACTGTTTTTATATATGACGTCACATGGTTTGCCAAATGTATTTGAAATGGAGAATGCACCTTTA harbors:
- the hisD gene encoding histidinol dehydrogenase, yielding MGKLMRRLSTQEQNFKQVFADLLAFETVSDPELLKTVEQIIADVRQYGDAHVLQLTQQFDRHPAHQFSDLELTQAELKAAFEGLNPEIREALELAAQRIREFHQAQKQEGWCYVDTLGNTLGQKVTPLDRVGIYVPGGLASYPSSVLMNALPAHVAGVPEIIMVVPAPNGELNPLVLAAAHLAGVSRVFTIGGAQAVAALAYGTETIPAVDKITGPGNRFVAAAKRAVFGQVGIDMIAGPSEILVYAEGINNAQWLAMDVLSQAEHDTVAQAIFITPDEQLLQQVEQAIEQHLAALPKAEIARTSIANRGALVLVKNRQEAIELINQVAPEHLELCLDDAEAMAEHIRHAGAIFMGRYTPEAIGDYCAGPNHVLPTSGTARFSSPLGVYDFQKRSSLIMCSEQGVKTLARTADILAQQENLDAHARSARYRYQ
- the hisC gene encoding histidinol-phosphate transaminase, giving the protein MPTISTTQMRFWSPDVRELKPYVPGEQPKIQNLLKLNTNENPYPPSPKVVAAVQAVLHDSADILRLYPDPDATVLKQAIAQQQHVDASHVFVGNGSDEVLAHIFKAFFVQDKPILYPDITYSFYPVYSQFFGIATQTKILPLNDDFEIIVDDYKQPNGGIIITNPNAPTSIALALSAIEEILQANPDSVVVIDEAYVDFGAESAVTLVEQYENLVVCQTTSKSRSLAGLRVGFAIAQPHLIAALEAVKNSFNSYPIDRFALAAAVASFQDQAYFIEQNQKVIASREHLVTQLTTLGFKVLPSSANFIFVTHPQYDAATLATQLREHGIIVRYFNQPRIDQYLRITIGTDQQNQRLVATLQDDILK
- a CDS encoding anthranilate synthase component I family protein, with protein sequence MLPSPLFKKALSRQNLSHQDLIASLQSLNHVIFIQNDQQPLVGFLAQDYLLCQQKQYQFFQQTEFNHYQAHSLHSSIDDFLDTTAQQQQPGLTMGFISYDFAAEQHITLKQEKEQPSLFLGHFPHYLSFENDGWYFNSFTTDAALIYTHINHLINQTTNTTPLSLTDYCRPRWSKTEYRQAFHRVQSYIQAGDCYQINLTQEFNTRAQGTLLSSADDFWQLTAAPYAGYLRIADFELLSCSPELFIDFKAQGQIVTKPIKGTMPRYRDAKLDQQAKLTLQHSKKDQAENVMIVDLLRNDFSVYAETGSVKTPKLFNIESFNQVHHMVSEVSATLKAEINPFKMLISALPGGSITGAPKIRAMQIIDELEMAPRGAYCGSMGYLSHEGIGSWNILIRSIQKYQDQLSLWAGGGITIASQCDAEYQECFDKVSALLDLLQEFQNTTSDQE
- a CDS encoding NUDIX hydrolase; translation: MNFCELCGCKTIEKIPLGDHQIRRVCSQCHHIHYVNPKVICGALAIWQDRVLLCKRAIEPRYGLWTLPAGYMELFETMEQGAARETQEEANAQINIEQLYCLYNIPRIGQIYVLFKAHLIDGKFGAGDETIESRLFSEDEIPWDELAFPSVEHTLKHYFNDRKTNLFPTHLETLGSRTNHTG
- a CDS encoding CoA pyrophosphatase, with the protein product MSDGSLTQLLQQRLTFEKQAQDAQAAVLIAITDETDPKVLLTRRSIMLNHHAGEVSFPGGKRDPNDSSNIVVALREAQEETALNPFDVRLMGDLPMQKAKNGMTVKPIVGLISPDVQLIAQPTEIDRIFFASLQRLMDAPTMPYEVQYAQQKLYFPSFQIENEVVWGLTARMLVSLFDYGLDYQKEWPLLLAPIDAS
- a CDS encoding gamma carbonic anhydrase family protein translates to MLYKFKDFAPYAIHQPWDGWVAENATVIGQVALGRQVSIWFGAVVRADNAKISLGNFTNVQENAVLHTDADIDMLIGDYVTIGHQAMLHGCTIGENSLIGINAVVLNHAVIGRNCIIGANALIPEGKVIPDNSVVMGSPGKVVKTLDATAAARLKISALHYAEHFKHFQNLQQVQL
- the tsaB gene encoding tRNA (adenosine(37)-N6)-threonylcarbamoyltransferase complex dimerization subunit type 1 TsaB → MKLLALETANEQCSVSIVDETQELFYQLDTRAKAQTQTILPMIEQGFLQTKSKIDDLTAIAFSRGPGSFSGVRINAAVTQALAWSHDLAVIPVSTLQALAQAAYRHFGLTHVSAVLDARMKEVYIASFQLDQHAIMQAVDEEKLLSYTDAQQYAKFPLVGSGSSLVHEAQIHYQNLNATAQDIAMIARQLAQQKQWVSAELALPVYLRDNAWKKIAEQGKA
- a CDS encoding undecaprenyl-diphosphate phosphatase; protein product: MDVLLLFKAAIMAIVEGVTEFLPISSTGHLILAAEIMNFWSKEKSDVFVVAIQIGAIAAVIYEYWARLWGAATGIVTGEATGRRLGLGLIFASIPIVLVGLTFGQEVKALLFNNYAVAIGLIVGGFIIMWIETHPPRIRAKEVEDLTYKEAIWIGLIQVLSLIPGTSRSGATIIGAMFLGVSRKAATEFSFFLGIPVIIGAGLLDLYQNYKIFTTTEDWVILGFGTLVAFISALLLIRGLVAYVARRNFMIFAWYRIVSGLIILLFTFTGWKLW
- a CDS encoding class I SAM-dependent methyltransferase, with protein sequence MVSEIRLYTEQECDQQAQHYAAVLCARGIATTIEIVEKLNARFFRLHQNLALCVDRQGLWLCANGMRMQPDWQAEISRLKRASLKSEMIARACHLAEKPQLIDATAGLGHDGLLMAYLGAKVILVERHPILFTLLEDAKAQAQQDPFLSKVVQHIDLVFSDSKAYLKQQAADQIQVDVVYLDPMFPQRDQHQQAEKKHALVKKQMQLLHLLLPEDGEMDLGDALLDLAKLVAKRVIVKRPRLAVFLANQPPNHQWVGDACRFDAYFAI
- a CDS encoding C13 family peptidase, which encodes MIHFKPSINFWHDFKSNQIAGLWLFLGSRRSLQIVRPSIFQLIFWGILGGLVNTLFSWLSAGEIGEFNSQGLISYSLWPFIALIVGIFLSQRVDNPRIMLVPALLWLVLDTNIALLQSFIQYLSMVDLLPEISYDFIPILFMIFFVWQSLAVVWVFARELKWPWWELALIMLATLVTLVIWQMSVTSQPIWKVEQATPTLSEEAFYAQSKVLDKSLANIEVGEFTQSHWYFLGVAGASYQDVFMSEVERIQEQFDTRFGTLGRSMVLINNPSTRNVIPIASQTSMEMALTRMGQQMNRDSDVLFLYMTSHGLPNVFEMENAPLDLRQVDPKWLKQALDKSGIRWRVIVISACYAGSFIPALRDENTLIITASAADRASFGCSNEADYTYFGRAFFDQAMRDNNSIESAFKQAKLTIAKWEDAQGFEPSEPQWFLGKNMELMLPQLQQRLFPPAVQPVTGELK